The Peribacillus sp. FSL P2-0133 genome has a segment encoding these proteins:
- a CDS encoding helix-turn-helix domain-containing protein: MDFFAVGQKIKELRKQIGLSQEELASGICTQAQISKIEKGDVYPYASTLYLISQRLGVDVNYFFDIGMTPRLDYVEEVIYQLKIARRTRNYEEMQQIVKAEENSPLFLQNKKNHQLILWHKGIYEYEKNKDLDKAIEFINQAIAITHTTDKIYSERELEILSSLGVMYVAEEQYENAFALLRKALDHLKALPFLTDKTLKTRLSYNFGRVLTRLVRYEESIACCQDAIKWCLEHDQLYALADLHYHLGYNFELIGNFEEAKEYLEKSAFLFNLQKNHTFVTFINKKLDSWKNEMKIN, encoded by the coding sequence ATGGATTTTTTTGCAGTTGGACAAAAGATCAAAGAGCTACGTAAACAAATCGGGCTTTCCCAGGAAGAGTTGGCATCCGGTATTTGTACACAAGCACAGATCAGCAAGATTGAAAAAGGCGATGTCTATCCATATGCATCCACCCTCTACTTAATTTCCCAACGTTTAGGCGTTGATGTGAACTATTTTTTCGATATTGGAATGACCCCTAGGCTGGATTACGTTGAAGAAGTGATTTATCAATTAAAAATAGCCAGAAGAACCCGAAATTATGAGGAAATGCAGCAAATTGTAAAGGCTGAGGAAAACAGTCCCCTATTTCTTCAGAATAAAAAGAATCATCAATTGATTCTTTGGCACAAGGGAATATACGAATATGAAAAAAATAAAGATTTAGATAAAGCCATAGAATTCATTAATCAGGCCATCGCCATTACTCATACGACCGACAAAATATATTCGGAACGGGAGCTTGAAATCTTAAGCAGCCTTGGTGTAATGTATGTTGCCGAAGAACAGTACGAAAATGCATTCGCCTTGTTAAGGAAAGCTTTAGATCACTTGAAAGCCCTACCCTTTTTGACGGATAAAACGCTAAAGACACGCCTATCCTATAATTTTGGCAGAGTGTTAACACGCCTGGTCCGATATGAAGAGTCCATTGCCTGCTGCCAAGATGCCATAAAGTGGTGCCTCGAACATGATCAATTATATGCTTTAGCTGATTTACACTACCATTTAGGTTACAATTTTGAACTCATAGGTAACTTTGAAGAGGCAAAAGAGTACTTGGAAAAGTCAGCGTTTCTATTCAATTTACAAAAGAATCATACCTTTGTTACATTCATAAACAAAAAGTTAGACAGTTGGAAGAATGAAATGAAAATAAATTAA